In the genome of Kitasatospora cathayae, one region contains:
- a CDS encoding nuclear transport factor 2 family protein, whose product MIEIPRDVEGFAESPAPADVVRRQYLASARGDLAALRGTLAEDVEWTEMAGFPLAGTYRTPKGVTANVMERLAAEWDSWTTHDDSYVVDGENVVVLARYTAVHKTTGKALAVRVAHHFVVRGGRIVRFEQFTDTALVRDAMTP is encoded by the coding sequence GTGATCGAGATCCCCAGGGACGTCGAGGGCTTCGCCGAGTCCCCCGCCCCGGCCGACGTGGTGCGCCGCCAGTACCTGGCCTCCGCCCGGGGCGACCTGGCCGCACTGCGCGGCACCCTCGCCGAGGACGTCGAGTGGACGGAGATGGCCGGCTTCCCGTTGGCCGGCACCTACCGCACCCCGAAGGGCGTCACCGCCAACGTCATGGAGCGCCTGGCCGCCGAGTGGGACAGCTGGACGACGCACGACGACAGTTACGTGGTGGACGGCGAGAACGTGGTGGTGCTCGCCCGCTACACGGCCGTCCACAAGACCACCGGAAAGGCGCTCGCGGTCCGGGTCGCCCACCACTTCGTGGTGCGCGGCGGCCGGATCGTCCGCTTCGAGCAGTTCACCGACACCGCGCTGGTCAGGGACGCGATGACGCCCTGA
- a CDS encoding universal stress protein, translating into MSTYVLAGVDGSSESTAAACWAAAEAVRRGLTLRLVHAQTWLDDIHADPGQPADVRALTTRMLSDAKQAVLDSYPGLEIRAELIGGAEPVNALAEALAEEASDAELLVLGSRGLGGFAGLLVGSVGLAVAGRCEVPAVFVRAGESERPGGPDRPEVVVGVDTRGPSPEVVEFAFHEAARRGAVLRAVHGWEPPPVWGYAGWVPPLAEAEQFRAIEGELLTEALTGWREKFPEVEVVEDSRIGTGSSALVDASIGASVVVVGRRRRPHHVGLRLGPVAHAVLHHAQAPVAVVPHD; encoded by the coding sequence ATGAGCACATACGTACTGGCCGGTGTCGACGGCTCGTCCGAGAGCACCGCCGCGGCGTGCTGGGCTGCCGCCGAGGCCGTCCGCCGCGGTCTCACCCTGCGCCTGGTCCACGCTCAGACCTGGCTGGACGACATCCACGCCGACCCCGGTCAGCCGGCCGACGTCCGCGCGCTGACCACCCGGATGCTCTCGGACGCCAAGCAGGCGGTCCTCGACTCCTACCCTGGTCTGGAGATCCGGGCAGAGCTGATCGGGGGCGCGGAGCCGGTCAATGCGCTGGCCGAGGCGCTGGCCGAGGAGGCCTCCGACGCGGAACTGCTGGTCCTCGGTTCGCGGGGACTCGGGGGTTTCGCAGGCCTGCTGGTCGGATCGGTCGGCCTCGCCGTCGCCGGCCGGTGCGAGGTGCCGGCGGTCTTCGTCCGCGCCGGGGAGTCCGAGCGGCCCGGCGGCCCCGATCGGCCCGAGGTGGTCGTCGGCGTCGACACCCGCGGCCCCTCCCCGGAGGTCGTCGAGTTCGCCTTCCACGAGGCCGCCCGGCGCGGAGCCGTCCTGCGCGCCGTCCACGGCTGGGAGCCGCCGCCAGTCTGGGGCTATGCCGGCTGGGTGCCCCCGCTGGCCGAGGCGGAGCAGTTCCGGGCGATCGAGGGCGAACTGCTCACCGAGGCGCTGACCGGCTGGCGGGAGAAGTTCCCGGAGGTCGAGGTGGTCGAGGACAGCCGGATCGGCACCGGTTCCTCGGCGCTGGTGGACGCCTCCATCGGCGCCTCCGTCGTGGTGGTCGGCCGCCGGCGGCGCCCGCACCACGTCGGCCTTCGGCTCGGCCCGGTCGCGCACGCCGTACTGCACCACGCGCAGGCACCGGTCGCGGTCGTGCCGCACGACTGA
- a CDS encoding NAD(P)/FAD-dependent oxidoreductase codes for MAGSERPIVIVGASLGGAKAAEALREAGYRGRIVLIGEEHERPYERPPLSKGYLLGKDAREKIYVHPPQWYAEHDVTLRLGTAVSAIDPAARTVTLTDNGEVAYHKLLLTTGSAPRRLPVPGADQDGVLYLRRVEDSERIKAALRPGARIAVIGAGWIGLEVAAAARTAGAEVTVLEALELPLLRVLGREVAQVFADLHRDHGVDLRFGVQVTELTGADGTVSGVKLGDGSEVAADAVVVGIGISPATALAEAAGLEVDNGIKTDQHLRTSDPDIYAAGDVANAFHPLFGKHLRVEHWANALNQPQTAARAMLGQPDAVYDRVPYFFTDAEWTPRHPNEPVASRDKLSMEYLGYVEPDGYDRVLFRGDVKANEFIAFWLKDGRVLAGMNMNVWDVTDPIRELIASKRVVDADRLANPKVPLDEV; via the coding sequence ATGGCGGGCAGCGAGCGGCCGATCGTGATCGTCGGGGCCTCCCTGGGCGGTGCCAAGGCCGCCGAGGCCCTGCGCGAGGCCGGGTACCGGGGCCGCATCGTCCTGATCGGCGAGGAGCACGAGCGCCCGTACGAACGGCCGCCGCTGTCCAAGGGCTACCTGCTGGGCAAGGACGCCCGGGAGAAGATCTACGTCCACCCGCCGCAGTGGTACGCCGAGCACGACGTCACGCTGCGCCTGGGCACCGCGGTGTCCGCGATCGACCCGGCCGCCCGCACCGTGACCCTCACGGACAACGGCGAGGTGGCCTACCACAAGCTGCTGCTGACCACCGGCTCGGCGCCGCGCCGACTGCCGGTGCCCGGCGCGGACCAGGACGGCGTGCTGTACCTGCGCCGGGTCGAGGACAGCGAGCGGATCAAGGCAGCGCTGCGACCGGGCGCCCGGATCGCGGTGATCGGCGCCGGCTGGATCGGCCTGGAGGTGGCGGCCGCGGCCCGTACGGCGGGCGCCGAGGTCACCGTCCTGGAGGCGCTGGAGCTGCCGCTGCTGCGGGTGCTCGGCCGGGAGGTCGCCCAGGTCTTCGCCGACCTGCACCGCGACCACGGCGTGGACCTGCGCTTCGGCGTCCAGGTGACCGAACTGACCGGCGCCGACGGCACGGTGAGCGGCGTGAAGCTCGGCGACGGCAGCGAGGTGGCGGCCGACGCGGTGGTGGTCGGCATCGGCATCTCCCCCGCCACCGCCCTGGCCGAGGCCGCCGGGCTGGAGGTCGACAACGGCATCAAGACCGACCAGCACCTGCGCACCTCCGACCCAGACATCTACGCGGCGGGTGACGTCGCCAACGCCTTCCACCCGCTGTTCGGCAAGCACCTCCGGGTCGAGCACTGGGCCAACGCCCTCAACCAGCCCCAGACCGCCGCCCGCGCGATGCTCGGGCAGCCGGACGCGGTGTACGACCGGGTTCCGTACTTCTTCACGGATGCCGAGTGGACACCCCGGCATCCGAACGAGCCGGTGGCCTCGCGGGACAAGCTGAGCATGGAATACCTCGGCTACGTCGAGCCCGACGGCTACGACCGGGTCCTGTTCCGAGGGGACGTGAAGGCCAACGAGTTCATCGCGTTCTGGCTCAAGGACGGCCGGGTCCTCGCCGGTATGAACATGAACGTCTGGGATGTAACCGACCCGATCCGCGAACTGATCGCCTCCAAGCGCGTGGTGGACGCCGACCGCCTGGCGAACCCGAAAGTCCCCCTCGACGAGGTCTGA